The DNA sequence CCAAGAATATGCTGGTAGCGAATACCTATTATTCCTGAATTAATTGCATTCTTTCAAATTGGTTTAATTTCCAAATTCCAACCCCTTCTGATTTCAAAGTAAAGTATTACTAAAATGTTATGCTTTTCTTCATACAATTCCAGTAATATCAGCAGGATCTTTGTATTCAAGTAGCTAACTCCATCAGTAGGTTTAAACatatattcttcctctgaagagagATTTGAGGCTAATCATTGACTACTTACAGCACTTAAAATCCACCTTTTGGTTATTTACTGGCAATGATACAAATATTGATCAAATATTGAAATTTTAGATTACTctttaaacaaataataatcTTAGCAGATTTTGTCTTTCTTATGTACATATTCATACATATAACGATCCAATCATTTCTTTGCCTACGGTGTAGAAAAGTGTCACAGCAAAAGAAAGCATATCTAACATGAATGATAATGATCATGGTAACAGTGGAACATGTTATGAACTTAATAATGCAGATGAAAAGCAAGTCAACTTCTGCATGGAAAAAATTATTGATATATAAACACTGATATTCCATGCATGTATACAATTGAACGAGATTATGACCAATTACTCTAAAGAAAAGCATCTTTTTTTACAAGAATAGAGAGAAACCTTGATATAGACCACTCCTTGGTTATTGAAAGGAATTGATGGTGAGAGAATCAGGACCATTAAAGAACAAAACAGAACCTTTAATTGGAAACTTGGAATTGTGCTAGCATATGCTGTTGCTGCTCCAACTCCTTCACAGGCATATCCAACAGGAGGTGCTCTTATAACTTACTATATATATACTTCCATTTTGTGATTATGTCCTCAAACGCAAACTTGGTCCTGAAGGAGTTTGAGCTGCACTGTCAACGGAATGAGAGTGCAATTCTCCTTTGGCACACAGAAGTAGAGAACTTGAACGTGCTCTCTTCTAGTTTGCCAAAGGAGATTTGCCCTGCCATTTACTTGATAGTTTTATGATTAATAAATTGTAATAACTGTATAATTTTCAGGTCCTAGAAGACACATGCTATGTTCTTGTAGTATAATTACATATGTAAGCCTATTAAATTTCTTTCATGTTAGCTATGCAAATATATATAGAACTTCTTATCTGATGCTTTTCCTTTCAATATGTAACAGATGGATACAGAAGATTTTCAAATTTCTGCAACAtgaagagaaaaacaaaatgaGAGATGACTCACAAACAGAGGTTATCCAAGACAACAGCATCAAGAGTCAAGAAGGCTTAAGTAGACGCTTATTCACTATAATAATGTGCTTTAAGTTAATAGACAGACATTGAAGCTTCAGTTAGCAATTTTGTTCTTTGCATTGCTAATGTACAATTTATAAGTAAgctataaaatattaaaattaactgtGGACGAGTGTGTTTCTTCTCAAGACATATTAAATACTATAATTCAGTATTCCAGTTTTAGTAATTTCTTTACCCTATCGCTGTCAAATTGGTTTGCATTCACTAGAATACTATCATCTAAATCAAATGGCCAATATTTTGTTCCCACTACTCAACGTTCAATAACAGAAAAGGAGATATATGAGCCTCCTGATTGGTTGACGATTTCATTTTATAGGAGATAATATATTTTAAGGTGCCTCAGAAATCCATCTAACAAGAACACGAAGTCATAGATAGACTTGAGTACTTGCTGGTGTTGGAATCATGTCAACTATTTTCATTTCTTCTACTTATTCTCTCAGTACTGTTCCTGTTCCAGCCAATGTATCACTTTTAGGCTGCCCAGCTCAACATTAATTTTGAATAAGTTAATGTTCCATCTACATGGCACGTTTGGCAACTCATCAAGTTCAAACAAAACGTCAAGCTTTTTAGTATTTGAAAATGAGCATAAAACATGGGAAGAAGTGgatatttccttcttttttctaATCAACAATTTTTTTCCCATGCATCTGTCagattttccttttgttttttttactAGTTAGTTGCCATGCATCTGTCCCAGGTGAATAGGAATTACTCTTCTGAAGTGTTAAAATGAGTCACCTATACAGATAGCTCGTGATCTCACATAATAACAAATGTAAAATTTGAGTGCAAAGTCAGAGGGGGCCATACACCTGAGCGCTAAGTTATGTTTGTGAGTTTTACTTCAGAGAACAAAGGGTTTAGAGTGTAAAAAGAAGGAATGGGAGGCCATTTTTCTCTTCAAACCCCTTTTAATTCCCTGCTTTCTTCTCTAAAATAAAACACACAAACACAATCCAAGTACTCTGAGAAATGCTTACTGAAGATAATAACCAGATTGTAACAATACTATTGATATGCTTACAAGTTTGTCTTGTGTCATAACTTCAGTTTTATCAAGCAGAAATTAAGTCTGGAATTCACGGCATTCATAGTATGATATAAAAATCCACCAATTTTTTATCTCCAAGCCAAAGATACAATCAAAACAGAAGGTTGGTCCCCTtccccttcttttttttcctttgaatAACAAATACTCTTTTAATGCCATTTCATGAATGTAGGAATTTATTAACTTAACTACATGTCATGCATACGGATGATAGATGAAAAGGTTTAACTCTTCAGACCCTGAAATTCTGTGAAGATCCCTTGCAATTACTATTTGGTCCTTCCATTATGCAGCCCCTCAAATTTTAGAGGGTCAGAAATAGCAGAATAAGACTTTTCTTTTGACAAGACGGAATGGAAACTTTAAAAACTGACCAAGAGCAGAAAGGGTCGTATCATATGTGGTATTTCAACTTTTCAGCCCCATAGAGATAGAAATAGAATAACAAtcttaaaaagagaaaaaggaaagagaatgAGCTGGCTGAGGAGGAAGATCCAGAGGCATGTACTCTCCCCCCTTCTCTTTGTCTCTTCTGTCGTGTCAGTTTATTGAAAATTCCTTCTTCCGTCAGCTTTTgaaaatctaaatctaaatatAAATCATTCAAGATCAACATAGAATCAAAATCCATTTTGGCTGTGAAGATTGTGTCTCCACAAGATTTAGCATGGCATATGCTGTTCTTCGTTTGGCATATCCAACATAAAAAGATTAATGTTCTTGGAATTTTACTTTGGCAAAAGCTCTTTCATAAAGCATTGAATGCACGAAGTCCTATGTACTTTCTGCATTACTACTGTCCACGGGGGTTgggggggagaagagagggccAGAGGGGTGTTGATGAAGCTGAGTGGATCTTCTGGCATATACTACTCACCAAAGGAATTCTAAGGCACAAAATAGTTAGTTGTTGATCAAGAAATTGTCAGCATCTTTCCTACTGTTCAAAGGAACTTCAATTTAACCGTTTCAAAATGAGATGTTATTATTCACCCTCGGAAATAACTCACATGCTTTGTCAATGGAGGAGGTATTTAGTCCCATATATTCATAATATTTGATGTACAGTACAATAGAATTCATTTATAGATGTGTGTTTGTTATAGCAGAGAACAATCTTCTAATGTACAACACTATTAAGCCATAACAATAACCGGAGTTCACATGGGTTGATAACTGGTCTCACTTTCATAATTGGAAGTTTATGCCTAAGTGCCTAACATCTTAAGAtcctaataaaattttaaaaatcacgAAAGCATTGCAATATGCAACTCTAAACCCAAAagtaaaaaattgaaatatttgGTGGTGACAGTATGACTTGACGAACTCTAAGTTATGATATCTGAATGGTTTATACCATCTATGAGCATAATTGAGGAATATCCTTTATTAAATAGTTCGATAGATACAATACAAAATTTACATGACTGGCATTTTGAGAAAGAAGAAATCTATAAGAATCAGCTTATTACTTTGGTCTGTCAACTCAACATCAACTGAAAGAAGAAATCTATAAGAATCAGCTTATTACTTTGGTCTGTCAACTCAACATCAACTGACTTCGCTTAAAATGAAGCTGAATACATTGTATTCTATTTCATTCCACTAGAAGTATAAATGAGCTCTGATAGGATAGGAGAAAATGGTTCATAGGACTTAAATGGACAAGATTCTTTTATTGACTGACTATGTTAAAGAATTATTATAATACATAACTATTAACACCCTTTGGGTGCAACCTTTCCCGGATCCTATGTTAATCCGGAATGCTTGTGCATCAAGCTGCCCTTTATAACTAATTATAGGAGAGATTAGCAGCATAAAATCAGCCATGGAGTCCTGTTGCATGACTAATCTCTTGAACAAAAGTTTTGCTTGAGGCAATGATTTTACTTTTCAGAATTTTGTGTTCAATAAGGATTATTATGATTTCTGATACCTCAGCCAAATTGATAAGTGATTAACTAAATTCCCCTGTGCAGAGGTAAGTTATCAATAATAAGTGTTCTGGTGACTGACACCCTCACAGATTAATTTCAAAATTGACTTGTCAGAAAATATTACTTAGAATGAACAGGTTTTCAATGCTGCCAACTTTTAGttgcaaaataatttattaagtGGTACTTGAAATCTATTATATATGCACCCCTATGTGAGCTTGGAGGGTCATAATAAAATAAGTTGAGCTTTCAAAAGAAAATTCTGAAAGCATGTTCCATATAGTTTTATTTCTAGATTTTCATTTATGGCTGTCGATGGACTGCAAATGGCGTTCAAAGTTGATTCTATGTATGCTAAAACCAGCTGCTACATTATAGAATTGATTCCCACTATGCATGATCTAAACTTTAGCCAGATGCTCTCTtgtttagttaagaacttcagaagtcaaaaaaaaggggaaaaagggaaaaaagaaagaaagaaataatgtAGGTTAGTTTGATTATGATAAAGTATCATTGCATAATTGTACAGGATATCTGTAAGTGGTCCTATTGTATAGTCTTTTACATTAATACATATAACAATAAAGAAGAGTCTCATAGCCCCATGTCATCTCTACAACTCTTGGAATTGAAATGTTTAAAGGGGAAAAAAAACCAATTTACTATATGCCTATATATCTACAGCCTACATTATGAGCCTTAAGCCTATAGTGTCTTTTTGATAAACACCTAGACATAcggaaaaataaattatctcATTTTCATTGATCTAATTTTATACTTATTATTAATGTATCTAACTGTAAGGGCTAATAAAAAAAGGACACATTAGCAAAACTGATTAACTTGATAACAGGATAAAACTCTTACATTGATAGTACACCAAAACTAATTAATGTAAAAGGGTACAAGAACATAGCACATAATACTATATTACCCTATCATGCCTAATATAACACACTGAACAACAGAAAAGGCTCCTTTTCATACCTGGAGAAAGTATATAAAATAATCGAATGTACATGATCACGATATCAGAATTGACTGGATCTTTATTCACAACACAAATCTTATGACGTATTAACAGCAGCAACCTTTTCCTGAAGCTTTAATATTCGGGCCTAATGTAaaccaaaaaagaaaacaattaTTCAAGCACAATAGCCAATTCAAAATTGTATACATGCATCTAACCAAGATCTCAAGAATACAGACGGGACAGTAGAAAGAAGAGTGACATACATACAATTAGAATATCCAAAGTCAAAGACTCAATGCTACCTTGAATGATTTAGAGCGACGGATCAAAGGATCTATGTCTAAAGAAGCTAAATATGATTGTTCTGCTGATTCGAATTCATTCAATGCCAAGAAGGCATCACCTTGGCAAATATAAGCCTGCAAAGTGAATTAAGAAATCTGGTGACAAGTTTCTACAACAATAGAAGTGCATTTAAATTTAAGACAAACCCTTAAATGATAAGTTATATCTAAATATCAGCCTCTGTTTGTTTCGTCATAAGCAGAGCAAATACAAATGAGAAAATAACATTTTAGGCATTTATATGGAAGGTCCAAGAACACATGAATCAAGAGTTAGTGACCTCAGAATAGCGAGGAGCTAAGTTCAAAGCCTCCCTAGCATCTTGAAGGGCCCCACGGTAGTTGCCCAATTCCAACCTTACAACTGACCTGAATCAATATGATACGAAACAGTTTCAGTCCAATATCATCATAATCAAGTTTAAAGTGGTGATTGTTGAAGAATTACCTGCATTTAAAGAGGACATGCATGCCACCAAAGGGTTCTGAATCTATAGCCTGTGAGAGAAGCAACTCAGCTTCACTCAAATTTCGATTCTGGAACTCAATCTCGGCTCTCTTCCTCAAAGCCAGGGCCTCCAAACTGCTCGTGGCATCGGCATCATCTCTGGAAAACAAGGTGGCCACGAGCTGAGCCGCCTGAGCCGGTGTGCCGCAATGGCCGACGATGAAGCCATCGGGGAGGATTGCCAAGTTAGGGCCGGCGCCGCAGCGGCCCAAGCAGCCGCAGGAGTTGACGGCGAGGTTGGGAGGTGCGAGGGCAGAGAGGGTTTCGAGGGTCTGAAAAGATCCCTGTTTGCGGCAAGTGCGGTTGGTACAGACCCGAATTTCTTGTGCATGTGCCATGGCGCCTGAACTGTGCTTCGGAAATAGCAACGGCACGAGCGTGCCACTCTGGAGCGCCATCTCTTTCCGCCTCACCCCCACTCCATAGTCCATATATTTCTTATTTGTAGATTTAAACCATTCAATTAtatcatttttcttatttgttttatttgtaaatttaaatcattaaaatttattatttttttgtcattatttaatttttaatttaattttttaatttaattttttaatttaataatttaatattttaaatattaatgactaaataataataaaaaataataaattttaataatttttttgcattttttttaggGTTATGCTatgtgtacactaaaatcagtcaccaatataaaatacatgttagaatataaatacacattaaaaacaaattaaatcatacatgtatttatacacaaatatatcaGTAGCTGATTTTAGTGGCTGATTTGGTATACAAATAgcatttctcttcttttttattatgCACTATTTGCTAAGCAcgtttaatattaaataaagagaaatgttagGGACTAacaatttttgtaatttgtagtcattaataatattttaaatggTCTGAAATTTTATACAATGATATAAgattactcatttttcttttactagTTACATACTAACAAGTGGccataatttaataaaattactgGTCCCTCCTTAAAGAGGAATTAAATATAGTTAATGTGCCATAGTGTACAAAAATTTCGATGATAATAATGCTTTGGAACTAATAATAAGCTACTCATAAATAGAAGGAAAAAGTttggtaacaaaaaattttcagttataattaatcaaaatttttcattatttattttatttatataatttaataatattttaattttctatctCACTCttttatcaatatatttattatatttttatcagcTTCACTTATTaatgatattaattataatatcatATCCCTAACTATTAGACATTTTTATaatcattatttaatatttctttttataatttaaatattataatatcaTATGATTCTCTCTCCCATACTTAATAAATAGACACTAATGGAATAACATCTTTAAAGAGAGGTTCAAATCTTAAATTTaagaatataatttaaaacggtaataatattaattaaatgattttaattgtaattgatttttattttctttaattcaTTTATTATTATGGCAAACGATTGACAAATGTGAAAGTTTAGTTTAATAGGTTTTTCATTGTTAATTTAGATCATGAAGGTTGTTTATTCCCTCCAACTAAAAATCACAACTCTATTTCAATTACAAGCACAATTAGAATATGGCAAGGAAATTTATAAGAAGGAGTTGAAGAATAATTTGAACAACATAACAAACTCACCCGATGAGATTATTGTCCATCAATCAATTTTCGAGAATATGAAAAACTACACTAGCTTTGACGAGGTATGGTaataaattgatttaattttttatttatgtgcATCTATAATTATATTGTACTAACTAAGTTCATACACATTGCATTCATAAGCTTATGTACATAACATCCATAATTACATACAACTAacatctaaaatttaaattcatgtTTATTAGATATATATTACATCTATAcccatattattttttagttattgcATAAGTAACTATCAAATTAacacatatatttttaaattttttcatcgttgaatttgaaaaaatatcaaattcttaaatttatttattcaattgataaatttactcataacatccataatttcatattaataacatccataatttttattcataatattcataatttcatacatatgatgtttataattaataaatttttataattaatattaccaaattttaaactatatgtcttattgtatttttcaaattatctaATATGTGCATTAATAGgtcatgattttaattattttaatattttttatttaatatttatatgtatgcttatttattgattttaatatgacgagataataattatttttaaaaatttattttttaatttttttatatgtaatcttttattttttattttataatagtttatatgtaaaatatgaGTTGTATAATAGAagttgttaaaatttttaaatttaacctCCATAATTTCTGCAGGAAAAATgcattttaataataataatatgagtGGAATAAAATTTT is a window from the Arachis stenosperma cultivar V10309 chromosome 3, arast.V10309.gnm1.PFL2, whole genome shotgun sequence genome containing:
- the LOC130970453 gene encoding uncharacterized protein LOC130970453, with the protein product MDYGVGVRRKEMALQSGTLVPLLFPKHSSGAMAHAQEIRVCTNRTCRKQGSFQTLETLSALAPPNLAVNSCGCLGRCGAGPNLAILPDGFIVGHCGTPAQAAQLVATLFSRDDADATSSLEALALRKRAEIEFQNRNLSEAELLLSQAIDSEPFGGMHVLFKCRSVVRLELGNYRGALQDAREALNLAPRYSEAYICQGDAFLALNEFESAEQSYLASLDIDPLIRRSKSFKARILKLQEKVAAVNTS